The nucleotide window AGTAATTCGAATGACATGCACTTTAGTGCATGTTGGATaacattaatttgattaattaggTCCCTGATTAGGATTACTAATGATATCATGCTTTTGACAATAACATATGAGAAGTGTGAGGGACCGAGCAGGCAGGCAGGTCCCCAAAGAATAATAAAACAGCTCACAAATATTAGTAAGGGCCCATAAAAAAAGatcaacaaaaccaaaaaacttaAAGTTAAAATTTAACCTACCAGATTTAACACACAAGGGAACATATATAATAGCTAATAAGACCATTAAcgacaaaaacaaagaacaccTACAACAATCTCTAGACAACATACCCTATCAGGTGTGAGTAAATTATCCTAAATCACACAATTTATAAACAAATATAAAcctatataaaaacataaacaaaatatacaaatacaaattgCCCTGTCCCCTGACTGTCTTTCCTATTTTTGAAATGTGTAACGTTAACATTAAGAAAGTTAATCACATAAACTAAACCAAGGGTTTTCAGTGCATGAGGTTTACCACTGTTTGACTGGCCGTGTGGCAGCAGATGTGTCCATCACAGGTGTGTCCAGCAATATATACTTAAATGAATACACTTAACCTCACTATCTATCAGTGTTTATACTTTCAGACCCTTCCTGGCAATGTGCAGCAAATTTCCTCCTGCATAATTATAAGCAGGTATTTACCTCAAAAGCTCATCTGTATCTCTGCCTAACAACAACAGCTTATTGTAATTTAATACCACTGACGTGTACCCTTCCTTTTGACTCCTTTTGGAATTTAATGATGCTCACTGATGAGTCGTCCTCGTTGCACAATTATATGAGTTATATGAGGGATGTTTGGCCAAATACACAAAATTTAAATGAGTGGTGAGCACCCATTTTGGAacaaaaaggccaaaaaaaataCCCCACAACATTAATCACAACAGAATTGTGTCTATAATTAACCAGGAAGAGCAGATTTGAGGATTCAAATTAAACTGTAATAGAAAGGTATATGTCATGGATCCAACACTGACAAGACACAAACAGGGTGTATTTATACATAGTCATGAAAAAAATTACCCTTACCCTTCATGTATTATTGCATCATTTTACCCACAGCCAGTTCATTAGCTTTACAAATCTTTAACAACCATGGGCACAGTCAACTCTGATACTAGGATTTGTCCTGGGCTCATGGTACAatactttttgcacatttaaaagTCAGAACTACAATGGTTTCACTGCATTGCCTTTGAGCCCTGTGATGTCCGTCCACATTCCTGCATTGATCCAGTGGATTGGCCGCTTCCGTTGGTGgaaaccagcagcagcagtctaAGTGTTTGCTTACGGAATGTTTTGTCCAGCAAGAAGTACATGATCGGATCCGTGCTGCAGCGCAGCACTGCCAGACAGAGAAACAGGTTCTTCACCTCCACGTAGCTGGACAGTGAGTGGCATTGTTCTGCTGTGTCTTCCGAAGAGGTGTGGTGGAATGCCATTTTCACAAAGATTGCCTTGAAGACATGGTGGGGCAGCAGGCAGGTGGCTAGCACCACTTGGATGACCACAATGTTGCGGTAAACTCTGGCATAGACTCGGTGACTGTTCGAGATAGCGCTGCACCTCCGCAAGCGGCAGATGTGCCTCATTACTGCAAAATAGGAGCTTAACACCAGCAGGAAGCATAAGAAGAAGGCGATGATACCCACAATTGCTGTCATCTGTGACTGGTTGACCCCAACCTCTGCAGCCTTATTGTAGCATGGCAGCCATGATTCCTGCTCCTCTGTGGTGTTTGCAGAGTACATTATGGTTGTGGGGATTAGGATAGCAACAACCACCAACCAGGTTGCCAAGCAGGCCATCCAGGCAAAGCGCTTGTGTCgcagctgctgcaggaagaCAGATGGGAGGATTCTAGTGCAGCGGCTTGGCCGGTTAGAATGGCTGTGCTTGATGAGGGTGGCTAAGCGACTTAGTGCCAGCCAGGTAAGGATGGACATTCCCACACAGATATTAGCATGCAGGATTGGCATCAGGCCATTGGTGGCCACCTTGCAGATGAGATGGTTTGTGTGCCAAGAGTGGCCCCTGGAATAGTACGCCACCAGGAATGGCATGACGAGGCACAGGAGCAAATTGGACAGACCAAGGTTGATGATGTAGATGTGGGTGGGACTCTTCTCTGAAATTTTGTACACAAAGACCCAGAGAGAGAGCACATTTCCAGAGAGGCTGGTCAGGAACATTACAGAATAGAGTACAGGTAAGATCAGGTGGGTAATGGAAGTTTGACACAAGGAGGAGGCATTGTAATTGAGCCCACAGTCCAGTGATACATTAAATGTGAGGGCGTTTTCCATGTAGATGTCCTCTCTAGATGTAGACAAGaggatatacatatataatacacatataatatgatataataCATTTCATTCAAACTTAAATCTCACATAATTTTCGAGCTTGGAACTGTATATGGCTTATTATGGTGTTCTGTTTggttattaatgtattaatttttctCAAATGTGTTATTGATATTTAAAGACAATTTAAATGCCATGTTTAGATGCATGTCCATTTAAAACAGGTAATCCTGTTTATAATGTATTTCAGTTTATGTAGAGAGCTGTTTCTTACCGTATTACTGCTGCTGGTTACCCTTTGGTTACTCCTTTTTCTGCgtgagtgtctcttgtgtgaaGTAGCTCATAGATGATCTGAGTATATATAACCCCAGAGGAAGTGGACAATTGCTCTGCCTGGGGTGGTGCTATGCAAGCAGACAAATGGAAGccactgctgctgtgtatggTCCTTTATTTCACATGCATAAcatattatataatgtaaaatattgcagaaTTATCTTTCTTTCATCTTTCTGAGTTTGATCATGTGTCAGGTGAACTTTTCTCTGTCCTCACCTCATATTATAAGGTTACACCAAAAAAGGAACTTTCTGGAGGTTTGTTGTCAAATTACAGCATTTTGAGCCATACTGATCTGTGGAACCACTTCTTCCTTGTCATGGTTGTCCTATGCAGCCTCTGTGGAGCCTCTAGTGCCTGACAGGGTTTGTTACAATCAGAAGCCTCTTTCAGGGCAGTTCTTGGATAGAAATATTTTACAGTACAGTTACTCAGTAAATGagaaaatacagaatacatCAGCCACATTACAGTATCTTCTGTTAATACATAGAAAATATATCTTCCTGTTACTTTATCACTTAATGTATCAATTCTTATATCAGTTAAAGAACACAAACAAAATTTAATTTTCTGGTATACCTGCAATAGCCTGAAACTGTATGATTACCAAATATGCTCAGATTGTTTCAGGTGCTGTTATATCATGTTTTCCGGGGTCTTGGTTACATCTGGAGTTGTCAGCAGTTACATGTGTGACTGGCCGCTTTTTCCTACAAAACGTAGACCGGATGATAAGGTACAGGGTTGGGTTCAGACAACTGTTGAGCGCCGCCACCAGGAcagtgatgctgtgtgtgtaggAATTCCTCTGTTGTTTGACACAGTCACCAGGATCCGACTGTATAATGATGGTCCTCTGGATGTGATAGGGCAGGAAGCAGGTGATGAACAGCACAACCGATGCCATTATCTTCCGACGTACCCTCAGTCCACCACCTGGTCCCAACCATGCTCTTACCAGGCTGGTCCTGTGTATACGCTGCAGGTGGTACACTAGAAGGCCATAGCTGGTTGACATGAGAGCCAGGTTTAGGAAGAAGATAATTATGCCTAAGATGTGTGAGGATTTGTATGTTGTCTTTTTGTTGTAGACTTGATCAAAACAGGAGCCCTGAATTGCCTTTGTATTCATTTGGCTGTAGAACACGTTGCCAAAGACAGCCAGAGTGAAGATCAACCATGTTGTGATGCAGATAAGATGGCAGAAGCGAGGTTGTTTGAATACCTGTAACAGGACGTTGTGCGGCTGGACAACAGTGGCATAGCGGTTGAGGCTGGTCCACAGGAGGAAGCACATGTTACAGTAAATATTGATGTAGAAGATGCCGATTATGCCATACTGTGACAAAGTGCAGATTGGAGACCCACTCTTCCACTCAAGATATAGCCGGAGATAAGCAAACCTGAAGAGGAAGCTACAGCACAGGATAATATCAGACACAACCATGTTGACAGTGAAGATCACCATCGGCTTTTTCTCAGCCTTCCAGAGGTCCAGCAGGACAAGGCCATTGGTCAGGAAGCCCAGAAGAGCCAGACAGAGATAGAGCCAGGGCAGGACTTCAGTGTGGATCTTCTCAGGGTGCAGTTTGCAGAGTAGGCTGCTAGAGGAAGGAAGACTGATGTCAGAGTTCTGTCAAATTTGTTGGCTGGTAATTTCCTTTATCTACTCTTAATACCCCTTTTAAGGTATTGAAATGTTGAGCTGACTAAACACCCCTCACCCTTGCATGCAGTTGCAAAGCAGTAGAGCAGATGTAAGATGAACAAACTTCCGATTCGTcaattgtgcataatttaacgAGTGACACACTTACTTTCCATCAACGGCAAGAGAATAAGAAACTTGCCTCACATGGTGCTAAAAATATAgtctttttaattagacaaaccaatattataaaatatgcatttaacattttttagcATGATAAGCAAGTGAAAATGTTGAATATCCACGTGTTGAGCCCTGTGG belongs to Denticeps clupeoides chromosome 9, fDenClu1.1, whole genome shotgun sequence and includes:
- the LOC114797355 gene encoding proteinase-activated receptor 3 isoform X4, producing the protein MEEAEMNKSSLLCKLHPEKIHTEVLPWLYLCLALLGFLTNGLVLLDLWKAEKKPMVIFTVNMVVSDIILCCSFLFRFAYLRLYLEWKSGSPICTLSQYGIIGIFYINIYCNMCFLLWTSLNRYATVVQPHNVLLQRTIIIQSDPGDCVKQQRNSYTHSITVLVAALNSCLNPTLYLIIRSTFCRKKRPVTHVTADNSRCNQDPGKHDITAPETI
- the LOC114797355 gene encoding probable G-protein coupled receptor 82 isoform X2 is translated as MEEAEMNKSLLCKLHPEKIHTEVLPWLYLCLALLGFLTNGLVLLDLWKAEKKPMVIFTVNMVVSDIILCCSFLFRFAYLRLYLEWKSGSPICTLSQYGIIGIFYINIYCNMCFLLWTSLNRYATVVQPHNVLLQVFKQPRFCHLICITTWLIFTLAVFGNVFYSQMNTKAIQGSCFDQVYNKKTTYKSSHILGIIIFFLNLALMSTSYGLLVYHLQRIHRTSLVRAWLGPGGGLRVRRKIMASVVLFITCFLPYHIQRTIIIQSDPGDCVKQQRNSYTHSITVLVAALNSCLNPTLYLIIRSTFCRKKRPVTHVTADNSRCNQDPGKHDITAPETI
- the LOC114797355 gene encoding P2Y purinoceptor 1 isoform X1, with translation MEEAEMNKSSLLCKLHPEKIHTEVLPWLYLCLALLGFLTNGLVLLDLWKAEKKPMVIFTVNMVVSDIILCCSFLFRFAYLRLYLEWKSGSPICTLSQYGIIGIFYINIYCNMCFLLWTSLNRYATVVQPHNVLLQVFKQPRFCHLICITTWLIFTLAVFGNVFYSQMNTKAIQGSCFDQVYNKKTTYKSSHILGIIIFFLNLALMSTSYGLLVYHLQRIHRTSLVRAWLGPGGGLRVRRKIMASVVLFITCFLPYHIQRTIIIQSDPGDCVKQQRNSYTHSITVLVAALNSCLNPTLYLIIRSTFCRKKRPVTHVTADNSRCNQDPGKHDITAPETI
- the gpr82 gene encoding probable G-protein coupled receptor 82, which gives rise to MENALTFNVSLDCGLNYNASSLCQTSITHLILPVLYSVMFLTSLSGNVLSLWVFVYKISEKSPTHIYIINLGLSNLLLCLVMPFLVAYYSRGHSWHTNHLICKVATNGLMPILHANICVGMSILTWLALSRLATLIKHSHSNRPSRCTRILPSVFLQQLRHKRFAWMACLATWLVVVAILIPTTIMYSANTTEEQESWLPCYNKAAEVGVNQSQMTAIVGIIAFFLCFLLVLSSYFAVMRHICRLRRCSAISNSHRVYARVYRNIVVIQVVLATCLLPHHVFKAIFVKMAFHHTSSEDTAEQCHSLSSYVEVKNLFLCLAVLRCSTDPIMYFLLDKTFRKQTLRLLLLVSTNGSGQSTGSMQECGRTSQGSKAMQ
- the LOC114797355 gene encoding P2Y purinoceptor 4 isoform X3 encodes the protein MEEAEMNKSSLLCKLHPEKIHTEVLPWLYLCLALLGFLTNGLVLLDLWKAEKKPMVIFTVNMVVSDIILCCSFLFSLNRYATVVQPHNVLLQVFKQPRFCHLICITTWLIFTLAVFGNVFYSQMNTKAIQGSCFDQVYNKKTTYKSSHILGIIIFFLNLALMSTSYGLLVYHLQRIHRTSLVRAWLGPGGGLRVRRKIMASVVLFITCFLPYHIQRTIIIQSDPGDCVKQQRNSYTHSITVLVAALNSCLNPTLYLIIRSTFCRKKRPVTHVTADNSRCNQDPGKHDITAPETI